The genomic stretch TGAATCAAGTCCTTCTCCGAGCACAGGGGAAGAATCTTCGAAAACCTCTAACTCATTGCCCACACATGCGTTTTTTGCCTTTCGGCGCAGGATCGCCGTGGCCAGAATAGAGGCGGCTGACTGGAGCCTCGCCTCACCCGACAGGCGGCCGGGTTTGCCGTTTTCGCCAAGGTCATCCGTCCCCGGCCCATCATTCATTTCCTGTACATCCAACATCGAACACCTCCGGTGGGACCGGGGGGCTGGATGGTGTGGATGCCAGAAAACGGTGGCGGTCGGGATGCGCGTTCGATGGCACCCACAACCGCCTCAGCTCCGCCTCTGGTCGGTTATCTGGTTGTGCCCGGCTTTAACCGGACTTGCGTTCGTTACCTACCGGAAGGACGAGCAAGATGTCGGAATCAGATGAAAAGTCCTGTTTTTGATTGACCTGATATTCATCAGGTCGTATATTTCTTGGTCATAAATTGGGCTTAATCCGCTCAGTGGCCATGACACGGAGCAATCGCCATGGGAAAGAAAAAGCTATCGGAAATAACCGACCCGCAGGCCAGGACGCTGAGGGTCATTTGCCAAATCATCGATGAAAAGGGGTTGCCGCCAACGGTGAAAGAATTGTCGGAAGTCCTCGGTATCAGCCACGCGAGCGCCCACGAGCAGATCGCTCAACTGGTCCGTAAAGGCTATTTGAAGAAAGAAGCTCGTAAGGCCCGAAGCATCGTCGTCATCAGGAGGCCCGAATAACGATGCAGGGTCGCGAACAATAAGGAGATCGACATGGGGCACGTCAGACTTGGGAGCCTTCCAAGGTCGAGGGCATGGAAAGAGGTGGTCGGCCTGATCACGGCCGGTGCCGACGTGTCCCAGATCGCAAACGCCACAATACGGGCGGCTGACAAGGCCTTCTCATTTGTGCTCAACGATGAGGGGTTTACCGAGGCGGTATGGCTGATGACCCAGCTTGCCATTGCCGCCAAGAAGGACAACTTCAACGATCACCTGCTGTCGGTCGGCATCAATCTGCCGCAGGACACCTCATTGCCGGACGTTGCCGCCGCTGTTGCAGAGGCAATGGATCGGAAACTTGATTCCAACGGTAGCCGCTCTGACTTGGGTGAGATGTCGCAGCGAGCCTTGGTTGGAGCATTGGTCGAACACATCTCTCCCAAATTGCCCTCCTTGTTTACACCAGACGCCAGCGACGTTCAGGCGGCATTGGCGTCGCTCGGAAAAAAACGGGAGTTCGGCGAGTTGTCCCGTACGTTCTTCGCCAAGCTGACCAACGAGAGCATGAACTATTTCCTGTCAAAAACGCTGGCGACCCATCTGGGCGAAGGCCAGCGCTTTGCCACCATGAATGAAATGGGACAATTCGAGAAAGCCCTGACCACGCACTGCAAAGAAGCATCCCTGATCGTCGAACAGTTTTCGGCGGATTGGTTTTCCAAGCACAAATACGAAGAAGGCGGTGATATCTCCCGGGAGTCGTCCAACGGCTTCGCCTCCTATGCGCTGAAGAAAATGAAGGACGAATTGAAAGAAGGAGCGCGAGCCGATGCAAGATAAGCGTTACATCATCTGCGGAAACGCACCGACCAGCGGAATCGAGGAGAACCCGGATCGGGATTTGCGCCTGCGGTTGTGGGGCAAGGATGGGCCGGACAAGATCACCTTACGCATCGAGGACATCCACAAAAAGATGAGCAAGGACGTGCCGGATTCCTTCCAGGATCTGCTCGAAATTGCCACCTATGTGTACAGCGCCGACCAGGCCATTCCCCGTGGGGCCGATGACGTTGATTCCTTTGGTCATGGTTGGCGGAGAAATCTGCATTTCATCATTCCGGTCCGGAACCCGGATTTCTGGAATGGTGAGGAGATTCAGCAGGCCCTGTGCTCGACGCTTGGGTTCTTGTCTGATGACAGCTATCATTTCGAATTCACCAAGCTGACAGAGGCTCAGGCATTCCAGGGCTATCTGGACTTCAACGATGACGGGCGTCTTCTCGGTTATCCGGAGCAGGTGGTGATGTTTTCAGGCGGGCTGGATTCGCTGGCCGGAGCTATCGACGAGGTCTTGAACGAAAAGCACCGGGTCGTTCTGGTGACCCACAAGTCAACCCCGAAGCTCAACAAGCGCCACCGCCGCCTGGAAAAGATGATCGCCGACAAGGCCGGGGAAAACGCTCCGCTCCACATCGGCGTTCGCGTCAACAAGAACAAGGGGCTGAACTACGAGTACACTCAGCGAAGCCGCTCCTTCCTCTACGTGTCAATCGGCGCGACCATCGCCAAAATGATCAACCTGAAGAGCGTCCGTTTCTACGAGAACGGTGTCATCAGTCTGAATCTGCCGGTCTGTGCCCAGGTCGTCGGCGGCCGAGCAACGCGCACCACTCATCCCAGGGTAATCCGAGGCTTTCAGGAAATCATCAGCCTGGTGGCTGGCGAACCCTTCACCATTGAAAATCCCTACATCTGGAAAACCAAGGCTGACGTCGTCGGGGTCATTACCAAAGCCGGGTGCCAGGAGATGATCGCGGCATCGACCACCTGCACGCACACCTGGGAGATGACCAATCACCATACCCACTGCGGCACCTGCTCGCAGTGCATCGACCGGCGCTTTGCCGTTATTGCGGCGAAGGCCGATCAATATGATCCTGTCGATGCCTACAAGGCCGACATCTTCACCCAAAGCCGAAGCAAGGACGAAGACAAGATCATGGCGGCCGCGTATCTGGAGCGTGCCAACCAGGTCCGTGATCAGGATGACATCACCCAGTTTATCGCTCGATTCAGCGAAGTGAGTCGGGTCTTCCGCTACCTGAATGGGAACCCCGGAAGCGTGGCCCAGAAGGTCTATGACCTTTACAAGCGCCACGCCAAGGAGGTCTGCGAAGCGATGGACACCATGGTCGCCCGCAACATCACGGCCATCCGCCAGCGCACCTTGCCAGGAGACTGCTTGCTTCGGACGGTCTATGAATCGGGATCGGTGATCTCAGTCCCCGCCATTCCGGTCGAGCAGAAGCAGCCGGACAACTATTTCAGGAAGCGCGGGGGTGTCTGGGCCGCACGCTTTAACGGCAACGCCGAGGTGCTCGTGACGGGTGTCGACAAAGGAGCCGAGTACATCAACTTCCTCCTGGCGAGGCCCAACAAAGAAACCTCGGTCTACGAGATCGTCTGCGGGTTTGCCATCGATAGCTGCAACGCGGTCCTGAACTCCAATGAAACCGACGAAGGTTTTCAGGTCACCCAGGGGGTTCCGTTGGGTGATACAGGCTTCGTTGCCGACCGCAAGGCCGTCGAGCAATACCGGGAGACGGCTCACGAGCTTCTTCGGGAGATTGAAGAAGCCCGGGCAGAAAACAACGATGCCGAAATACAGCGACTTGAGGACGAAATGACACAGATCACCGCCGCAATCAACGAGGCGGTTGGTCTGGGTGGCAAACTCCGGAAATCCAACGACAAACGGAAGAACATCCGCGACGCCTTCCGGAACGCCGTGAACCGGGCCATCAAGTATCTGGAGAAGTACGATAAGCCGCTGGCCGTCCACCTGAAGGAGTCCATCAAGTGCGGCAACGAACCGGTCTACCGGACCGAAGAGGAGATCGTTTGGGAGGTCCGCCCGATAGTCAACGAATGACCCGGGACCACCCAGGAAGAAAAAACTAAAAAAAATTTCCGCTACGCCAAATGTAGCCATTGCGACGCCGGATGTAGCGCCTTCCCCAATGAAGGCGCGATCCGGCGTTTTTTATTGGTCAGCACAGGGTTGGCCACCGGGCGTGCCAGAACTTCCGAACAAGGAGACTGGCAGTGGCACAAGTCAACAAAGCACACCTCACCCCACCGAAGCGGCGACTCATCGAGTTGATGCAGGACATCAACTTCGGCCGCATCACCAACATTCCGGTCCGCGACGGCGAGCCGGAACTCACCCCTGACACGGTCATCGAGCGCGAGATCAAGCTGGGCGGACAGAGCGGTCCTCGGCCCGAGCGCGACCAGGATGACTTCATCCTCAAGCAAGAGGTCGTGGCGCTGCTGGAGCACCTCGCACAGATGGGCAGCGGAAAAGTCTGCCTGCTCGAGATCAAGCACGGTCTCCCGTTCCTGATGCGCATCGAGGAACGGGCAGCCTGAACACGTAACGACCTGAACCCTTAGACACTGGACAACAAGCTGGACGCATGGCGGAGGCTGTTGTGGGTGTCGCCGAGCCGAATACGGCAATTGGCGGCGTACCTACGACCCCTTCGCCCACGCGACAGCTTTGTCCTGTGATCTGGCCCGTGCCGACACCCACGCGGACCTCCTCCTCGCTCCGAGGAGGCCCCGATGGTTTCACAGAATTCTTACGACGGCATCGACAAGTATGCCGCCGACCTCATTCGGCACAAAGCACGTCAACTCGTAGGCAAGGCCGGATTCACCGAGGACGACAGACCCGACCTCGAACAGGAACTGATGATCGATCTGCTGCAGCGGATGCGGCATTTCAATCCCGCCAAGGCCAAGAAGACCACCTTCATGGCCCGGATCGTCGAACGTCACATCTCCACCATTCTGGAGGCCCGGTTCGCCCAATGCCGGGACTGGCGGCTCTGCCAAACCTCACTCAACGAACCCCTCGACAACGGCGAAGGCGACACCACCGAGCGGATCGACTTCCTGGACAGCGAGGGCTCTCTGGGAAGCGGCACCCGCGAGACAAGGGAGCGCCTCGCCCATGAGATCCGCATGGACCTCGACCGGGCCATCGCCTCGCTGCCGGAAGAGCTCCGGGATCTGTGCGTGCGCCTGCACGAAAGCACCATGGCCGAAATCGCCCGCGAGATGGGCATTCCCAGAACCACCCTCTACGACCGGCTGAGCAAGCTGCGCGAGGCTTTCAGCGAGTCTGGCCTGACCGACTACCTGTGATCTCCGACGCATCGGCCCCGGCTCCGGTAAGTAAGCACCGTGCCGCATGGTGCGGCTATCCGGGGCCTCGGAAATCAGAACCTGAACAAAAGAGGAGTTCAACCATGACTCACGACACCTACAAGTACCGTTTTGACGAGTCGGTCCCGGCCCAGGAACTGGAAGACACTTTCATGCTGGCGATGCTGGCCGTCGAAAGCCTGCATGGCCGTTCCCGTGTGCGGATGGAGAGCCGGTTCAATTTGGACAAGGCCCGCCGTACCTGCGTGATCGACGCCTCCACCGATGTCGGCAGCGACCTCGCCCGCATTTTCACCGGTTTCGCCACCAAGGAATACGGCGAACGCTCGGTCCTGATCGAACGATCTCAGCCGACGGGCTGCGCCTGCGCCTCCAAACATCGCGCAGCGCCCGCCGCCGCTACAGCGGGGGTGGCGGTATGAGCGAGCTGATGACCACCACCTATTCCATGTGGCGGCTGTTCCGCAACTGCCGCATGGCCTGCAAGTGGCGCTACATCGACGAGCTGGTGCCGCTCGAGCGCGACCCCAATCTGGCCTTCGGCTCGGTCATTCACGATTGCCTGGAGTGCTGGCACGGCGAGCGGGATCTGGCCAAGGTCCTCGACCACATCGACCGGACCTATCCGAACCGGGCGCAGGACGATCATCAACAGGCCGACTGGCATCTCGCCCGAGCCATGATGAGCGCCTATGCGGAACACTACCCGGCTGAAGACTTCGAGGTCGTCGCGCTCGAAAAGACCTTCGAAGGTCCCATCGTCAACCCGGCGACCGGCGCGACCTCGCGCAGTTTCATTCTCGCCGGGAAGGTGGACGGCATCGTCCGTCAGGATGGCCAGTATTTCCTGCTGGAACACAAAACCGCCTCGCAGATCGATGCCAGTTACCTGGAGCGGCTGTGGACCGATTTCCAGATCATCCTCTACGCCTGGTACCTGGAGCAGACCCTCGGCATCACGGTCAGCGGCATCATCTACAACGTCCTGGTCAAGGCCAAGCTGCGCCAGGGCAAGGGTGAAACCGAGGCCGAATTCGAGGCCCGCCGGGCGGAGCTGATCGCCAAGTCGAAAACCGGCAAGAGCAGCGCCAAGCGCAAGTTGCCCGAGGACGACGACACCTTCCAGCAGCGGCTTCAGGAGAAGTACCTCGAGCCGGGCATGTTCCACCGCGAGGTGCTCTACATCTCCCGCGACCAGTTCGAGGAACTGCGGGCGGAGCTGTGGGAACTCTCCAAGGCCATGCTCGACGCCCGTCGGCGCGACACCTTCTACCGCAACACCAGCTACTGCTTCCAGTACGGAAGGCCCTGCGCCTACTTCCAGCTCTGCCGCTCGGGCGGCAACCCCAACGTCATCGAAAACCATTTCCAACGGATCGCCCCGCACGAAGAGCTGCGGGACGGAGCCGGTGAAGACGCCGCTCCGGTGTTTTAAATCCCAACCATAAGGAGACGAAGCCATGCTTCCCAAGACCAAAAGCAAACCCAAACACACGCTCTCGGACCTCACCGCCCTGGTGTACGGCCCGAGCAAGATCGGCAAGAGCACCTGGTGTTCCAAGGCCGATGACGCACTGTTCCTGGCGACCGAGCCGGGTCTGAACGCCCTGGAGGTGTTTCAGACCCCGATCACCTGCTGGGACGATCTTCTGCAAGCCTGCGCGGAAATCGCCGAGGGCAAGCACGAGTTCAAGACCATCGTCGTCGACACGGTGGATAACGCCTACAAGATGTGCTCGGACTACGTCTGCAAGAAATTCAAGATCGAGCACGAGTCCGACCTGGGCTACGGCAAGGGCTACGCGCTGATCAACAACGAGTTCCAGCGCGTCATCAACAAGCTGGCCTTTCTGCCCTATGGGCTGATCCTGATCTCCCACTCCCAGGAGCGGGACATCGAGACCCGGACCGGCAAACACACCCGCATCGTGCCGACGCTGCCGGAAAAGGCGCGGAAACTGGTCACCGGCCTGGTGGACCTGATCCTGTTCTGCGACCTGGACATGAAAACCGGCGAGGACGGCAAGCCTGTCTGGCAGCGCGTGATGCGCACCAAGCCCAGTCCCAACTACGACGCCGGTGACCGCACCGGCCGACTCCCCGAAGTCATCCCCCTCGATTTTCCGAGCTTCATGAAAGCGTTCAACAACACGGCAGCCGGAGCTGCGGCGAGTGCCGCCCGGCCGAAGCCGGAGCCGACCGCGAGTGCGGCGGCGAAACCCCAACAGTAAGGAGATCCGACCATGGAACACTACGAAAACCAATCCAACAGCAACCTCGACCTGGCGCAGTTCGACGACGCCTTCGAAACCGCCGAAGTCGAGGAGCGTGAGTTCGAGGCCGTTCCCGACGGCAAATACCAGGTCAACGTCGACCGGGTCGAACTGACCCGCGCCCAGACCTCGGGCAATCCCATGCTCAAGTGGACCCTGCGCATTCTCGCGCCGACCCACAAGGGCCGTCTGCTCTGGCGCAATAACGTCATGGCCAGCAATGAGAACATCAAGTGGCTCAAACAGGACCTCTACACCTGCGGGCTGCAGCTTCAGAAGCTCTCCGACCTGCCGGGCCACCTTGAGCAGCTTCTCAACATCAAGCTGGAGGTGACCAAACGCACTCGCGGTGAAAACGAGAACATCTACTTCAACCGTCGCATTGTCATGGCCGACGATGCCGGGGCTCCCGGCGCGGCGATGGACGACATGATCCCGTTCTGATGATGGACCGGATCACCGTTGTCGTCGACACCCGCGAACAGGAGCCCTACAGCTTCGATAGTGACAAGGTTTCGGCGGTTCGCAAGGCGCTGCCCGCCGGTGATTACTCACTGGTCGGCCTTGAGGAACGGGTGGCGGTGGAGCGCAAATCCCTGACGGATTTCGTCTCCACCGTCATCCGGGGGCGAAAGCGGTTTCACCGCGAGCTAGAAAAGCTCTCCGCCTACGAATCCGCCTGCGTGGTTGTCGAGTGCAACTTTCGCGATCTGGTCGATGGCCGCTACCGCAGCGATGCCCACCCGCATGCGCTGATTGGAACGGTCGCCTCCATCGTCGTCGACTTCGGTGTCCCCGTCTACTTCTGCTCGGACCGGCAGGCCGCCTGCCGTTTTGTCGAGGAGTACCTGACACGTTTTCACCGGAGGATCGCGAGATGCCAAAAAGAAATGAGAGTAACCCGGCGCGACTCCGGGGAAGAATAGAGCGCGTTTACTATGCCGGACCCAAGTTTTCCGCAGGCCGACTGCTCACCCCGACCGGTGAGGAAGTCCAGTTCGCGGGCAATTTGTTCGCCCGGGAAAATCAGCCTGTGGTCCTGCTCGGGTCGTGGTCCACCCATCCCAAATACGGCCGTCAGTTCAAGGTCGACGGCATGGAGCACGATCTCGAACTCGATCCGGAGGGGCTGATCCACTATCTGGCTAACCATCCGGAGATCAAGGGCATTGGTCCGGCCAAGGCCAGATTGATCGTCGAGAGTTTCGGCGACGCCTTTGAAGAAACCCTTCTGAATGACCCCGAACGCATCGCGCTCAAGGCTCGACTGCCTCTGGACGCGGCCCGGCGGCTGCGTGACGAATGGTTGAAGAACCGCAGCGTCAACACCGTCATGGCCTGGCTGTCGGCATTCGGCCTGACCCATCATCAGGTCACCACTCTGGTCGAAAGACTCGGCGGCAACTGCCTCGATATCCTGAAGGAAGACCCGTACATCCTCATTCGGGAGATCCGGGGATTCGGCTTCAAGAAGGTCGACAAGATTGCCCGCAAGCTGGGCACACCCAAGGACCACGTTCCCCGTATCCGGGCCGGTCTGCTGTTTTGCATCCGTGAAGCCCTGGACAATGGCCACTGCTGGATCGAATACGAGGATCTGGTCGACCAGGCCAATCTGCTGCTGGTCATGGATGCCCTGGACAGCCGGGTTCGTATCGAGAGCGCCCTCGATGCGCTCATCGGAGAACAGGCGCTTGCCTGCGATTCCCACGGCGGACGTTTCGTGGTCGCTCTGCCGGAGATCGTCCGCATGGAGCGGGAGCTGGCTGCGCTGTTCGGCCAAGCCGAAACACCCAATCCGCATTTCCATTCCATCAAAAAACTCGACGCCCTGATTCGGCGCTGCGCAGCGACGCTGAACGAGAAGCAGCTTGAAGCGGTGCGCTCGGCCCTCCAGCACAGCATCAGCCTGATTTCGGGTGGAGCCGGTTCGGGCAAGAGCTACACCATTTCGGTCATCAACACGATCTGCGAGGAGAGCGATCTGGAGGTCGTGCTCGCCGCACCGACCGGCAAGGCAGCAAAGCGCCTGGAAGAAGTCAGCGGTCGCAGCGGCACCACCATCCACCGCCTGCTCGGCTATGACGGCAAGGGTTTCTCGCGTAGCAAGGAGAACCCCATCGATGCCGATGTTCTGGTGGTAGACGAGTTTTCGATGGTCGACGTGCCGCTGGCCTGGCACCTGTTCGAGGCGGTTGACCTGTCGCGGACCACGGTGTTGTTGGTCGGAGACCACAACCAGCTTCCGCCGGTTGGGCCAGGAAACATCTTGCGTGATCTGATCCAGACACGCGCCATTCCCACGGTCATCCTCGACAAGGTCGTGCGTCAGGCTGGCGTCCTCAAGGAGAACTGCACCGCCGTTCTCAAGGGCGAGGTGCGCAAGACCAGCGAGGCGTCAGTATCCGGATGCCGGGATTGGTATCTGGTGGATCAGTTTACCGATCCGATGGCGGCACGCTCGTTCCTGCTGGAGCTGTTTCAGGAGCGGCTCGATGCCCTGGGTTTCGACATCATCAAGGACGTGCAGGTGCTGACGCCGACCCACAAGGGTCCGCTCGGCACCAAGGAACTGAACGAGGAACTGCAGCGGCTCATCCAGCGCAAGCTCTGGAACACAGAGGTGCCGCCGGTCGCCATGGGCCGCCGCGCTCCGTTTCTCAAGCACGACAAGGTGATCCAGACCCGGAACAACTACGACCTGAACGTGATGAACGGTGCTATCGGCTATGTGGTCGATGTCCTCGCGAACGGCACCTTGGTCATCGATTTCGACGGCATGCCGGTGGAGCTGGAGAAAGGGTCGCCCGACCTTCAAGACCTGCAGCTCGCCTATGCGCTCACCATTCACAA from Pseudodesulfovibrio profundus encodes the following:
- a CDS encoding LexA family protein, producing MGKKKLSEITDPQARTLRVICQIIDEKGLPPTVKELSEVLGISHASAHEQIAQLVRKGYLKKEARKARSIVVIRRPE
- a CDS encoding 7-cyano-7-deazaguanine synthase: MQDKRYIICGNAPTSGIEENPDRDLRLRLWGKDGPDKITLRIEDIHKKMSKDVPDSFQDLLEIATYVYSADQAIPRGADDVDSFGHGWRRNLHFIIPVRNPDFWNGEEIQQALCSTLGFLSDDSYHFEFTKLTEAQAFQGYLDFNDDGRLLGYPEQVVMFSGGLDSLAGAIDEVLNEKHRVVLVTHKSTPKLNKRHRRLEKMIADKAGENAPLHIGVRVNKNKGLNYEYTQRSRSFLYVSIGATIAKMINLKSVRFYENGVISLNLPVCAQVVGGRATRTTHPRVIRGFQEIISLVAGEPFTIENPYIWKTKADVVGVITKAGCQEMIAASTTCTHTWEMTNHHTHCGTCSQCIDRRFAVIAAKADQYDPVDAYKADIFTQSRSKDEDKIMAAAYLERANQVRDQDDITQFIARFSEVSRVFRYLNGNPGSVAQKVYDLYKRHAKEVCEAMDTMVARNITAIRQRTLPGDCLLRTVYESGSVISVPAIPVEQKQPDNYFRKRGGVWAARFNGNAEVLVTGVDKGAEYINFLLARPNKETSVYEIVCGFAIDSCNAVLNSNETDEGFQVTQGVPLGDTGFVADRKAVEQYRETAHELLREIEEARAENNDAEIQRLEDEMTQITAAINEAVGLGGKLRKSNDKRKNIRDAFRNAVNRAIKYLEKYDKPLAVHLKESIKCGNEPVYRTEEEIVWEVRPIVNE
- a CDS encoding sigma-70 family RNA polymerase sigma factor, whose amino-acid sequence is MVSQNSYDGIDKYAADLIRHKARQLVGKAGFTEDDRPDLEQELMIDLLQRMRHFNPAKAKKTTFMARIVERHISTILEARFAQCRDWRLCQTSLNEPLDNGEGDTTERIDFLDSEGSLGSGTRETRERLAHEIRMDLDRAIASLPEELRDLCVRLHESTMAEIAREMGIPRTTLYDRLSKLREAFSESGLTDYL
- a CDS encoding PD-(D/E)XK nuclease family protein, which translates into the protein MSELMTTTYSMWRLFRNCRMACKWRYIDELVPLERDPNLAFGSVIHDCLECWHGERDLAKVLDHIDRTYPNRAQDDHQQADWHLARAMMSAYAEHYPAEDFEVVALEKTFEGPIVNPATGATSRSFILAGKVDGIVRQDGQYFLLEHKTASQIDASYLERLWTDFQIILYAWYLEQTLGITVSGIIYNVLVKAKLRQGKGETEAEFEARRAELIAKSKTGKSSAKRKLPEDDDTFQQRLQEKYLEPGMFHREVLYISRDQFEELRAELWELSKAMLDARRRDTFYRNTSYCFQYGRPCAYFQLCRSGGNPNVIENHFQRIAPHEELRDGAGEDAAPVF
- a CDS encoding ATP-binding protein: MLPKTKSKPKHTLSDLTALVYGPSKIGKSTWCSKADDALFLATEPGLNALEVFQTPITCWDDLLQACAEIAEGKHEFKTIVVDTVDNAYKMCSDYVCKKFKIEHESDLGYGKGYALINNEFQRVINKLAFLPYGLILISHSQERDIETRTGKHTRIVPTLPEKARKLVTGLVDLILFCDLDMKTGEDGKPVWQRVMRTKPSPNYDAGDRTGRLPEVIPLDFPSFMKAFNNTAAGAAASAARPKPEPTASAAAKPQQ
- a CDS encoding DUF669 domain-containing protein; the protein is MEHYENQSNSNLDLAQFDDAFETAEVEEREFEAVPDGKYQVNVDRVELTRAQTSGNPMLKWTLRILAPTHKGRLLWRNNVMASNENIKWLKQDLYTCGLQLQKLSDLPGHLEQLLNIKLEVTKRTRGENENIYFNRRIVMADDAGAPGAAMDDMIPF
- a CDS encoding ERCC4 domain-containing protein, translated to MMDRITVVVDTREQEPYSFDSDKVSAVRKALPAGDYSLVGLEERVAVERKSLTDFVSTVIRGRKRFHRELEKLSAYESACVVVECNFRDLVDGRYRSDAHPHALIGTVASIVVDFGVPVYFCSDRQAACRFVEEYLTRFHRRIARCQKEMRVTRRDSGEE
- the recD2 gene encoding SF1B family DNA helicase RecD2, whose translation is MPKRNESNPARLRGRIERVYYAGPKFSAGRLLTPTGEEVQFAGNLFARENQPVVLLGSWSTHPKYGRQFKVDGMEHDLELDPEGLIHYLANHPEIKGIGPAKARLIVESFGDAFEETLLNDPERIALKARLPLDAARRLRDEWLKNRSVNTVMAWLSAFGLTHHQVTTLVERLGGNCLDILKEDPYILIREIRGFGFKKVDKIARKLGTPKDHVPRIRAGLLFCIREALDNGHCWIEYEDLVDQANLLLVMDALDSRVRIESALDALIGEQALACDSHGGRFVVALPEIVRMERELAALFGQAETPNPHFHSIKKLDALIRRCAATLNEKQLEAVRSALQHSISLISGGAGSGKSYTISVINTICEESDLEVVLAAPTGKAAKRLEEVSGRSGTTIHRLLGYDGKGFSRSKENPIDADVLVVDEFSMVDVPLAWHLFEAVDLSRTTVLLVGDHNQLPPVGPGNILRDLIQTRAIPTVILDKVVRQAGVLKENCTAVLKGEVRKTSEASVSGCRDWYLVDQFTDPMAARSFLLELFQERLDALGFDIIKDVQVLTPTHKGPLGTKELNEELQRLIQRKLWNTEVPPVAMGRRAPFLKHDKVIQTRNNYDLNVMNGAIGYVVDVLANGTLVIDFDGMPVELEKGSPDLQDLQLAYALTIHKTQGSEFPCAVVVVHKAHSFMHHRNLLYTGVTRARRTAIVLGDHWGIQNCAKRCQVDDRRTFLPLFLDAAQHAEDDFARVAEAE